One Bermanella sp. WJH001 genomic region harbors:
- a CDS encoding type II toxin-antitoxin system RatA family toxin translates to MAHIERSALVMHSAERMFALVCDVQSYPQFLPWCVGSHLISETETELVAGMTIKKGGIEQTFTTRNQKLAPQWMTMELVDGPFTQLNGKFTFKPLNEDACKVVLELDFEVAGKILSLTLSPIFKQAANTMVDAFVQRADAVYGV, encoded by the coding sequence ATGGCCCACATTGAACGTTCAGCGCTGGTTATGCACAGCGCTGAGCGCATGTTCGCATTAGTGTGTGATGTGCAATCTTATCCACAATTTTTGCCTTGGTGTGTGGGCAGCCATTTAATCTCTGAAACAGAGACTGAATTAGTAGCTGGCATGACCATTAAAAAAGGTGGAATCGAGCAAACCTTTACCACTCGTAATCAAAAACTTGCCCCACAGTGGATGACGATGGAGCTAGTGGATGGGCCATTTACTCAACTAAACGGTAAATTTACCTTCAAGCCTTTAAATGAAGATGCCTGTAAGGTGGTATTAGAATTGGACTTTGAGGTGGCAGGTAAAATATTATCTCTCACCCTAAGCCCCATTTTTAAACAAGCCGCGAATACCATGGTGGATGCATTTGTTCAGCGCGCCGATGCAGTATACGGAGTGTAA
- the dnaJ gene encoding molecular chaperone DnaJ, whose product MSKRDFYEILGVDKGADAKEVKRAYRKLAMKYHPDRNPDDKDADAKFKEATEAYEILSDQQKRAAYDQYGHAGVDGSAGQGGFGGGSGNFSDIFGDVFGDIFGGGGGGRGGRNGPQRGSDLKYNLELTLEQAVKGAEVKIRVPTLVNCDTCDGSGAKDGSTPTTCNTCHGQGQVRMQQGFFSVQQACPTCRGQGTIIKDPCGSCHGQGVKEETKTLNVKVPAGVDNGDRIRLSGEGEAGTRGGPAGDLYVETHIKAHSIFERDGRNLYCDVPISIADAALGGEIEVPTLDGRVNLKIPAETQSGKLFRLRGKGVVPVRGGATGDLLCRVMVETPVKLTEHQKKILKEFQASLKGGDKHSPKKKTWFDNVKTFFE is encoded by the coding sequence ATGTCAAAACGTGATTTTTACGAAATACTAGGTGTCGATAAAGGCGCGGACGCAAAAGAAGTTAAGCGTGCGTACCGTAAACTCGCCATGAAATATCACCCGGACAGAAACCCGGACGATAAAGACGCCGATGCAAAATTTAAAGAAGCCACCGAAGCTTACGAAATATTAAGCGATCAACAAAAACGTGCGGCTTACGATCAATACGGCCATGCCGGTGTTGATGGCTCAGCAGGTCAAGGTGGCTTTGGCGGCGGCAGTGGCAACTTCAGCGATATCTTCGGCGATGTGTTCGGCGATATTTTTGGTGGAGGCGGCGGTGGTCGTGGTGGTCGTAATGGCCCGCAACGTGGCAGCGACTTAAAATACAATCTTGAATTAACACTTGAGCAAGCTGTAAAAGGCGCTGAAGTGAAAATTCGAGTACCCACTTTAGTCAACTGCGATACCTGTGATGGTTCGGGTGCTAAAGATGGCTCAACACCAACGACCTGTAATACCTGTCATGGTCAAGGCCAGGTTCGCATGCAGCAGGGTTTCTTCTCTGTGCAGCAAGCGTGTCCGACCTGTCGTGGTCAAGGTACCATCATCAAAGACCCATGTGGTTCTTGTCATGGTCAAGGTGTTAAAGAAGAGACTAAAACCCTAAACGTTAAAGTGCCAGCCGGTGTTGATAACGGCGACCGTATTCGTTTAAGTGGTGAAGGTGAAGCGGGAACACGCGGCGGCCCAGCTGGCGACCTATATGTTGAAACACATATTAAAGCGCACTCTATTTTTGAGCGTGATGGTCGTAACTTATATTGCGACGTGCCAATTAGCATTGCCGATGCCGCCCTTGGTGGTGAAATCGAAGTACCAACGCTAGATGGTCGTGTGAATCTTAAGATTCCAGCGGAAACCCAAAGCGGTAAGCTTTTCCGTTTACGTGGTAAAGGTGTGGTGCCTGTTCGTGGTGGTGCAACCGGCGACTTGTTATGTCGCGTGATGGTCGAAACCCCAGTGAAACTAACCGAACATCAGAAGAAGATTTTGAAAGAGTTCCAAGCCAGTTTGAAAGGTGGTGACAAACACTCGCCAAAAAAGAAGACATGGTTTGATAACGTGAAAACCTTCTTCGAGTAG
- a CDS encoding sodium-dependent transporter has protein sequence MAEQKSIHGLWRSRWLFILAATGSAVGLGNIWKFPYITGENGGGAFVLVYLACICVIGIPVMIAEVTLGRLGRQSPINTMHALVKDQNAAKFWGGIGWMGAVSGFLILSFYSVIAGWSLAYIFRMAGGAFDGATAQSVGTIFGDLLGNPEALLGWHTIFMVLTIGIVARGVNKGLERSISILMPLLFLILVVLLGYSMSTEGFGAAFNFLFSFDFSKITAESIVVALGHAFFTLSLGMGAIMAYGAYMPKSASVGKTVLTVAFLDTLIALVAGLVIFPIVFSNGLEAGAGPGLLFQTLPLAFSQMPAGTVFGTLFFLLVAFAALSSAISLGEPVVAWAVESKGMSRVAAATWIGIVIWLLGVGTILSFNLWADFKIFGRTIFDNLDFLTANILLPLGGLLIAIFVGWVMHKQDVADEVKMESPFMYNVWRFLVKFVAPVAVAIVLINGLI, from the coding sequence ATGGCTGAGCAAAAGAGCATTCATGGTTTATGGCGTAGCCGCTGGCTATTTATTTTAGCGGCCACTGGTTCTGCAGTGGGCTTGGGTAATATCTGGAAATTTCCCTATATCACAGGCGAAAATGGTGGCGGTGCTTTTGTACTGGTCTATTTGGCGTGTATCTGTGTGATTGGTATACCAGTGATGATCGCTGAGGTGACACTGGGTCGTCTTGGGCGTCAAAGCCCGATCAATACCATGCATGCTTTGGTGAAAGATCAAAATGCAGCCAAGTTCTGGGGCGGCATTGGCTGGATGGGTGCTGTTTCAGGTTTCTTAATTCTTTCCTTTTATTCTGTGATCGCAGGTTGGTCTTTGGCCTACATTTTCCGTATGGCCGGCGGTGCGTTTGATGGTGCAACCGCGCAAAGCGTAGGCACTATTTTTGGCGATCTACTTGGCAACCCAGAAGCGTTATTAGGCTGGCATACCATTTTTATGGTGTTAACAATTGGTATTGTTGCTCGTGGTGTGAACAAAGGTTTAGAGCGCTCTATTAGCATACTTATGCCATTGTTATTTTTAATCTTGGTGGTTTTATTAGGCTACTCCATGAGCACAGAAGGCTTTGGTGCGGCTTTTAACTTCTTATTTAGCTTTGATTTTTCTAAGATCACAGCAGAAAGTATTGTGGTTGCGCTTGGTCATGCGTTCTTCACTTTGAGTTTAGGTATGGGCGCAATCATGGCATACGGTGCTTACATGCCTAAAAGTGCATCGGTTGGTAAAACCGTTTTAACCGTTGCGTTTCTTGATACCTTGATTGCGTTAGTGGCTGGTTTGGTTATCTTCCCAATTGTATTTAGTAATGGCTTAGAAGCGGGTGCTGGTCCAGGTTTGTTATTCCAAACCTTACCATTAGCGTTCTCTCAGATGCCTGCTGGCACTGTTTTTGGTACCTTGTTCTTCTTACTTGTGGCATTTGCTGCTTTAAGTTCTGCTATTTCCTTGGGTGAGCCGGTAGTTGCTTGGGCCGTTGAAAGTAAAGGCATGAGCCGTGTGGCGGCAGCCACTTGGATTGGTATTGTGATTTGGTTATTAGGTGTCGGCACCATCCTGTCGTTCAATCTTTGGGCTGACTTTAAAATCTTTGGACGCACAATCTTTGATAACCTTGATTTCCTCACGGCCAATATCTTGCTGCCACTAGGTGGATTATTGATCGCAATCTTTGTTGGCTGGGTCATGCACAAACAAGACGTGGCAGATGAAGTGAAAATGGAGTCGCCGTTTATGTATAATGTTTGGCGTTTCTTAGTGAAGTTTGTTGCTCCGGTGGCTGTGGCCATCGTGCTAATAAACGGATTGATTTAG
- the smpB gene encoding SsrA-binding protein SmpB — protein sequence MAKSNKKSKNSSSSICENRRARHDYLLDDKTECGVALLGWEVKSIRAGKAQLVDAFVVIHQGEAWLHGANITPLNTASTHVICDPRRNRKLLLKRKEIDKFEMAANAKGYTLVALEMYWKGPYVKCKIALGKGKQAHDKRESDKQKDWNKQKERIMKHNVR from the coding sequence ATGGCTAAGAGTAATAAAAAATCCAAAAACAGCAGTTCAAGCATTTGTGAAAACAGACGTGCGCGTCACGACTATTTGCTTGATGATAAAACCGAATGCGGCGTTGCATTATTAGGTTGGGAAGTAAAAAGTATCCGTGCGGGCAAAGCCCAGCTTGTGGATGCTTTTGTGGTGATACACCAAGGTGAAGCATGGCTTCACGGTGCCAATATCACACCACTTAATACTGCCAGTACACACGTAATCTGCGATCCCAGACGAAATCGAAAGCTCCTGCTTAAACGCAAAGAAATCGACAAGTTCGAAATGGCCGCAAATGCAAAAGGCTACACCTTGGTTGCCTTAGAAATGTACTGGAAAGGCCCGTATGTAAAATGCAAAATTGCCCTAGGTAAAGGTAAACAAGCCCACGATAAACGTGAGTCTGATAAACAAAAAGATTGGAACAAACAAAAAGAACGTATCATGAAACACAATGTACGCTAA
- the grpE gene encoding nucleotide exchange factor GrpE, whose product MSDQENITPEVENEEQLAQEQVDAQATTEEAADDLVAQLQNEVAQLKEEVLRAQAETQNVRRRAEADVEKAHKFSTEKFARELLNVVDNLDRAMAMSPDDEVVKPFLEGIEMTHKSFTDTLAKFSVEAINPEGHPFDPELHQAISMVDAPDAEPNTVLNVVQKGYTNHGRLLRPAMVVVSKAAPKVDEQA is encoded by the coding sequence ATGTCTGATCAGGAAAACATCACTCCCGAGGTGGAAAACGAAGAACAGTTGGCGCAAGAGCAAGTTGACGCCCAAGCAACAACAGAAGAAGCCGCTGATGACCTAGTGGCTCAGCTACAAAATGAAGTGGCTCAGTTAAAAGAAGAGGTGCTGCGAGCACAAGCGGAAACTCAAAACGTGCGCCGCCGTGCTGAAGCGGATGTCGAAAAAGCGCATAAGTTCAGTACCGAGAAGTTTGCACGTGAATTACTAAACGTTGTGGATAACCTTGATCGTGCCATGGCCATGAGCCCTGACGATGAAGTGGTGAAGCCTTTCCTTGAAGGCATCGAAATGACCCACAAAAGCTTTACCGATACGTTAGCCAAATTCAGCGTTGAAGCCATTAACCCAGAAGGGCATCCATTTGACCCAGAGCTGCATCAAGCCATTTCTATGGTTGATGCGCCAGATGCAGAGCCAAACACCGTGCTTAACGTGGTGCAAAAAGGGTATACCAACCATGGTCGTTTATTGCGCCCAGCCATGGTGGTGGTATCAAAAGCAGCACCCAAAGTAGATGAACAAGCTTAA
- the dapB gene encoding 4-hydroxy-tetrahydrodipicolinate reductase — protein sequence MTTRIAIIGAAGRMGRILIEATEQADGAKLGAGIILPDDSLLGADAGEMAGLGKKLGVTLVGSLEQAKDDFDVLIDFTSPEATMANIEFCKAHGKGIVIGTTGLSDEQKATLQAAGKDMKIVFAPNYSVGVTLCLNLLRMAAKVMGDESDIEIIEMHHKHKVDAPSGTALRLGEVVAETMGWDLNEVANYGREGITGARPHKEIGFQTIRGGDVVGDHTVMFATEGERVEITHKAQSRMTFAKGAVRAAAWLKAQDNGVYDMQDVLGF from the coding sequence ATGACTACACGTATTGCCATTATTGGTGCAGCGGGCCGTATGGGCCGTATCTTAATCGAAGCCACAGAACAGGCAGATGGAGCAAAGCTGGGTGCTGGTATTATTTTGCCTGACGATAGCCTGCTAGGTGCAGATGCGGGTGAAATGGCGGGTCTGGGTAAAAAGCTGGGCGTTACGTTAGTCGGCAGCCTTGAACAAGCCAAAGATGACTTTGACGTATTAATCGACTTCACTTCCCCAGAAGCCACTATGGCCAACATCGAATTCTGCAAAGCCCATGGCAAAGGTATTGTTATCGGCACAACGGGTTTGAGTGATGAGCAAAAAGCCACACTACAAGCGGCTGGCAAAGACATGAAAATTGTATTTGCCCCAAACTATTCCGTAGGTGTGACCTTGTGTCTAAACCTTTTGCGTATGGCGGCAAAAGTAATGGGCGATGAAAGTGATATCGAGATCATCGAAATGCATCACAAACACAAAGTGGATGCACCATCGGGTACCGCATTACGTTTAGGTGAAGTGGTTGCCGAAACCATGGGCTGGGATTTAAACGAAGTGGCCAACTATGGTCGCGAAGGCATTACCGGCGCACGCCCACATAAAGAAATTGGTTTTCAAACCATTCGTGGTGGCGACGTAGTAGGCGATCATACCGTAATGTTTGCTACCGAAGGTGAGCGTGTTGAAATCACCCATAAAGCGCAATCGCGCATGACCTTTGCCAAAGGTGCGGTACGCGCAGCGGCTTGGTTAAAAGCCCAAGACAATGGCGTGTATGATATGCAGGATGTATTGGGTTTTTAA
- a CDS encoding zinc ribbon domain-containing protein: MKLRSNKYEAYSLKELYEARKNIDRQKYPKHYKDIVMQIGKKMTESQNFECVKCKSHRYDLGELYAPGDWFSKIFIIDSDKYVTITCKNCKYVEMYKGSVGELSNILDFLVN; this comes from the coding sequence ATGAAATTACGCAGTAATAAATATGAAGCGTATTCGCTAAAAGAATTATACGAAGCAAGAAAGAATATCGATCGGCAGAAATATCCTAAACACTATAAAGATATTGTCATGCAGATTGGCAAAAAGATGACTGAAAGTCAGAATTTTGAATGTGTAAAGTGTAAAAGTCATCGCTATGACCTTGGTGAACTATATGCTCCGGGAGATTGGTTTTCAAAAATTTTTATTATTGATAGCGATAAATATGTCACCATTACTTGTAAGAATTGCAAGTATGTTGAGATGTATAAAGGCTCCGTTGGAGAGCTGTCTAATATATTAGACTTTTTGGTTAATTAG
- the dnaK gene encoding molecular chaperone DnaK — MGKIIGIDLGTTNSCVSVLDGDKTRVIENAEGDRTTPSIIAYAEDGEILVGQPAKRQAVTNPTNTLFAIKRLIGRRFEDDVVQKDIKMVPYKITKADNGDAWVEVKGEKYAPPQISAEVLKKMKKTAEDFLGEKVTEAVITVPAYFNDAQRQATKDAGKIAGLDVKRIINEPTAAALAYGMDKTGGDRTIAVYDLGGGTFDISIIEVADVDGEKQFEVLATNGDTFLGGEDFDMRLIEFLAAEFKKDSGMDLTGDPLAMQRLKEAAEKAKVELSSASQTDVNLPYITADATGPKHLNVKVTRSKLESLVEDLVKNSLKPCEMALKDSGLSASEIDEVILVGGQTRMPLVQKSVSDFFGKEPRKDVNPDEAVAMGAALQGAVLSGDVKDVLLLDVTPLTLGIETMGGVATALIEKNTTIPTKKSQVFSTADDNQSAVTIHVVQGERKQAAQNKSLGRFDLSDIPAAPRGMPQIEVTFDIDANGILNVNAKDKATGKEQSIVIKASSGLSDEEIEQMVKDAEANAEADKKFEEMIQVRNTADGMVHATKKTLEEAGDKATEEEKTAIEAAIAEVEEALKGDNKEAIEAATTKLTEASSGLAQKMYAEQAAAQQAGEAGAQEQNGKDDDVVDAEFEEVKDNK; from the coding sequence ATGGGTAAAATCATTGGTATCGACCTAGGCACCACAAACTCTTGTGTGTCTGTACTAGACGGCGACAAAACTCGCGTAATTGAAAACGCAGAGGGCGATCGCACAACCCCATCTATCATCGCATATGCTGAAGATGGTGAAATCCTAGTAGGTCAGCCTGCAAAACGTCAGGCAGTTACTAACCCTACAAATACATTATTTGCCATTAAACGTCTTATTGGTCGTCGTTTTGAAGACGACGTTGTACAAAAAGACATTAAAATGGTGCCGTACAAAATTACTAAAGCCGACAACGGCGATGCATGGGTTGAAGTGAAAGGCGAAAAATACGCGCCACCTCAAATCTCTGCTGAAGTTTTGAAAAAAATGAAAAAGACCGCCGAAGATTTCCTAGGCGAAAAAGTAACAGAAGCGGTTATCACTGTTCCTGCATACTTTAACGATGCACAGCGTCAAGCAACTAAAGATGCGGGTAAAATTGCCGGTCTAGACGTTAAGCGTATCATTAACGAACCAACGGCTGCTGCGCTTGCTTACGGCATGGACAAAACCGGTGGTGATCGCACCATCGCAGTATACGACTTAGGTGGTGGTACGTTCGATATCTCTATCATCGAAGTGGCTGACGTTGATGGCGAAAAACAATTTGAAGTATTAGCCACTAACGGTGACACCTTCTTAGGTGGTGAAGACTTCGATATGCGTTTAATCGAATTCTTAGCGGCTGAGTTTAAGAAAGATTCTGGTATGGATCTAACAGGCGACCCACTTGCTATGCAGCGTCTAAAAGAAGCTGCTGAAAAAGCAAAAGTGGAATTGTCTTCTGCATCTCAAACAGATGTTAACTTACCGTACATCACAGCGGATGCGACAGGTCCTAAACACTTAAATGTGAAAGTGACGCGCTCTAAACTTGAGTCTTTAGTTGAAGACCTAGTTAAGAACTCACTTAAGCCTTGTGAAATGGCCCTTAAAGATTCTGGTCTAAGTGCGTCTGAAATCGACGAAGTGATTTTGGTGGGTGGTCAAACTCGTATGCCACTTGTACAAAAATCAGTATCTGATTTCTTCGGTAAAGAACCACGTAAAGACGTAAACCCAGACGAAGCCGTTGCCATGGGTGCAGCTCTTCAAGGTGCGGTACTATCAGGTGATGTTAAAGACGTTCTTCTTCTAGACGTAACGCCTCTAACACTGGGTATCGAAACAATGGGCGGTGTTGCTACTGCGCTAATTGAGAAAAACACCACGATTCCAACTAAGAAATCACAAGTGTTCTCAACCGCTGACGACAACCAATCAGCTGTAACCATTCACGTGGTTCAAGGTGAGCGTAAGCAAGCAGCACAAAATAAATCACTAGGTCGTTTTGACTTATCTGATATCCCAGCTGCGCCACGTGGCATGCCACAAATCGAAGTAACGTTTGACATCGATGCCAACGGTATCTTGAATGTAAACGCGAAAGATAAAGCAACGGGTAAAGAACAGTCTATCGTGATTAAAGCCTCTTCTGGTTTAAGCGATGAAGAGATCGAACAAATGGTTAAAGACGCAGAAGCAAATGCTGAAGCGGATAAAAAGTTCGAAGAAATGATTCAGGTGCGCAACACAGCCGACGGCATGGTTCACGCAACTAAGAAAACGCTTGAAGAAGCGGGCGACAAAGCAACTGAAGAAGAGAAAACAGCAATTGAAGCTGCGATCGCTGAAGTTGAAGAAGCCCTAAAAGGCGACAACAAAGAAGCCATCGAAGCAGCAACCACTAAGTTGACTGAAGCGTCTTCTGGTCTTGCTCAAAAAATGTATGCCGAACAAGCTGCTGCACAACAAGCAGGTGAAGCCGGTGCACAAGAGCAAAACGGCAAAGACGATGATGTAGTTGATGCTGAATTCGAAGAAGTTAAAGACAACAAGTAA
- the fur gene encoding ferric iron uptake transcriptional regulator, whose amino-acid sequence MADENIELRKAGLKVTLPRVKILQILEAASEPHMSAEDVYKALMDADEEVGLATVYRVLTQFESAGLVERHNFDGGHSVFELDRGDHHDHMVCVKTGQVIEFMNEEIEKLQHQIAEEYGYDLVEHNLVLYVRPKGEK is encoded by the coding sequence ATGGCAGATGAAAACATAGAATTACGCAAAGCAGGTCTTAAAGTGACACTGCCTCGAGTAAAAATACTGCAAATACTTGAAGCAGCGTCCGAACCTCACATGAGCGCAGAAGATGTATACAAGGCATTAATGGATGCCGATGAAGAAGTGGGCTTAGCCACGGTTTACCGTGTATTGACCCAATTTGAAAGTGCAGGCCTTGTGGAGCGTCATAACTTTGATGGCGGCCACAGTGTATTTGAGCTTGATCGTGGCGATCACCATGATCACATGGTGTGCGTGAAAACAGGCCAAGTAATTGAGTTCATGAATGAAGAGATCGAAAAACTTCAGCACCAAATTGCAGAAGAATACGGTTACGACTTAGTCGAGCACAATCTTGTATTGTACGTACGACCAAAAGGCGAAAAGTAA
- the bamE gene encoding outer membrane protein assembly factor BamE produces the protein MFRFIITATVLLFLSACSMQVYKLNVQQGNIVTQDMLDKLKPGMNKGQVAYIMGNPVLKDTFSTRFWDYTYRTERREDEIKQYHIRVHFDNAQKYSHFEGQLPESTAPELQKDEDKPVKVFGD, from the coding sequence ATGTTTCGATTTATTATCACAGCCACAGTTTTATTATTCTTAAGCGCTTGCTCCATGCAGGTCTACAAGCTGAATGTTCAGCAAGGCAATATTGTCACACAAGACATGCTTGATAAGCTTAAACCCGGCATGAATAAAGGCCAAGTTGCTTATATTATGGGCAACCCAGTGCTAAAGGATACTTTCAGTACTCGTTTTTGGGACTACACCTATCGAACTGAGCGCCGCGAAGATGAGATCAAGCAATACCACATTCGTGTGCACTTCGATAACGCGCAAAAATACAGTCATTTTGAAGGGCAATTACCTGAATCAACGGCTCCAGAGTTACAAAAAGACGAAGACAAGCCGGTGAAAGTATTTGGCGATTAG
- the recN gene encoding DNA repair protein RecN → MSIQVNLTMLAHISIKDFTIVDTLELDLKSGFSAVTGETGAGKSIMLDALSLATGSKAEGTHVRPGASKAEIYACFELRNKPRLQTWLADNDMAGDNDQLILSRIITNEGRSRGYINGRPAPLQQLKELGQQLLDIHGQHAHQMLLHKDAPRQLLDNYGHYSDLLLDVKTSYQHWQDLKQRVDQLQNQSDESLARIQLLEYQVQELDVLDLQPGEVESLEVEQKRLANAETHLLSAQQALHLCQNDDDHGDAYQAVQQALQKLDPLIDSSPALASAHELLNQAYLVMGEATHELSNYIDNFEINPEQLLHVEERLNAIYELARKHKVRPEELSQLHMSLAEDLAQLKGQDQSLDELIIALEQAEQVFSGHSNNLSCARKKTAEKLRSELLKLLKQLSLDKAQIQFEVDPQPMHKASKHGADHIQLLVSFNPGQSMQPLQKVASGGELSRISLALQILIQQGPDTLIFDEIDVGVGGATAERMGRLLKQLGSTKQVISVTHQPQVAALAHQHLLVNKLSGKQQTRTQIRILDSAQRQQELARMMGGLEISDLTLAHAKDMLMAAQA, encoded by the coding sequence ATGAGTATACAGGTAAATTTAACCATGCTGGCACATATCTCAATTAAAGACTTCACCATCGTCGACACCCTTGAGCTTGATCTTAAATCAGGCTTTAGCGCCGTGACAGGCGAAACCGGTGCGGGTAAATCCATTATGCTGGATGCATTATCACTGGCCACAGGCAGCAAAGCGGAAGGCACACATGTGCGCCCCGGTGCCAGCAAAGCCGAGATTTACGCCTGCTTTGAATTAAGAAATAAACCCAGATTGCAAACATGGTTAGCCGATAACGACATGGCTGGAGACAATGATCAGCTGATTTTATCCCGCATCATTACCAATGAAGGGCGCAGTCGTGGCTATATTAATGGCCGCCCTGCACCACTTCAGCAATTAAAAGAACTGGGTCAGCAACTGCTGGATATTCACGGCCAGCATGCCCATCAAATGCTGTTGCACAAAGATGCCCCTCGCCAACTACTTGATAATTACGGCCATTACAGCGACTTGCTATTGGATGTAAAAACCAGCTACCAGCACTGGCAAGACCTAAAGCAGCGGGTTGATCAGTTACAAAATCAAAGTGATGAATCACTTGCCCGTATTCAATTGCTTGAATACCAAGTACAAGAGCTGGATGTTTTAGATCTTCAGCCCGGGGAAGTAGAGAGCCTTGAGGTTGAGCAAAAACGCCTCGCCAATGCGGAAACCCATTTATTAAGCGCACAGCAAGCTTTGCACTTATGCCAAAATGACGATGACCATGGAGATGCGTACCAAGCAGTACAACAAGCGTTGCAAAAACTTGATCCACTTATTGATAGTAGCCCAGCCCTTGCTAGCGCCCATGAATTACTCAACCAAGCCTATCTTGTTATGGGCGAAGCCACCCATGAACTGTCCAATTACATTGATAACTTTGAAATAAACCCAGAACAACTACTGCATGTTGAAGAGCGTTTAAACGCCATCTATGAATTGGCCCGCAAACACAAAGTACGCCCAGAAGAGCTAAGCCAGTTACACATGTCACTGGCTGAGGACTTAGCCCAACTAAAAGGCCAAGATCAATCACTGGATGAGCTAATAATAGCCCTTGAGCAAGCCGAGCAAGTGTTCAGCGGTCACAGCAACAACTTAAGCTGTGCCCGTAAAAAAACCGCTGAAAAGCTACGTTCTGAGTTACTCAAACTGTTAAAGCAATTGTCCCTTGATAAGGCGCAGATTCAATTTGAAGTGGACCCCCAGCCTATGCACAAAGCCAGCAAACACGGTGCGGATCATATTCAATTATTGGTCAGCTTTAACCCAGGACAATCCATGCAGCCGCTGCAAAAAGTGGCATCTGGTGGTGAGTTGTCACGCATTAGCTTGGCGTTACAAATTCTGATTCAACAAGGGCCGGATACCCTTATTTTTGATGAAATTGATGTGGGTGTTGGCGGTGCCACCGCTGAGCGCATGGGTCGACTACTGAAACAACTAGGCAGTACAAAACAAGTGATCAGTGTGACTCACCAACCTCAAGTGGCAGCATTAGCCCATCAACATTTGTTAGTTAATAAACTCAGTGGCAAACAACAAACACGCACTCAAATTCGCATACTGGATAGTGCTCAAAGACAACAAGAATTAGCGCGCATGATGGGAGGGCTAGAGATCAGTGACCTAACCCTTGCCCACGCTAAAGATATGTTAATGGCAGCGCAAGCTTAG
- a CDS encoding RnfH family protein — protein sequence MSQIRVEVAYATPEKQRIIALDVEQGCTVFQAAQQSGICDVFPEIVLDEAKMGIFGKAVRSPKDELLKEADRVEIYRPLIIDPKAARANRAAKAAKKV from the coding sequence ATGTCACAAATACGAGTAGAGGTTGCTTACGCAACTCCAGAAAAACAACGCATTATTGCCCTTGATGTTGAGCAAGGCTGCACCGTTTTCCAAGCGGCACAGCAATCAGGTATTTGTGACGTGTTCCCTGAAATTGTATTGGATGAAGCAAAGATGGGGATTTTTGGTAAAGCAGTTCGTAGTCCAAAAGACGAGTTACTTAAAGAGGCGGATCGTGTCGAAATATACCGCCCATTAATCATTGACCCTAAAGCCGCACGCGCAAACCGAGCAGCCAAAGCGGCTAAAAAAGTATAG